ATTTCAGATCATCGTTACGCATTCCTTTCAACATGGCGCCCAAAAATCCACCGTAAACCCTCTGCAAATCGTACTCGTAAGTCGCCAAAGACTCATAAGCATCCGCACTCTGAGAACCGGTATATCCCAAAGATCCCCGTAATTTCAATTGTTGAATCTTAGAATCCTTTAACCAAGCCTCGTTATGAATATTCCATCCCAATCCGACACTCCAGAATGATCCCCAACGGTTATTCTTTCCATACTGACTGGAGGCACTCGTCCGGTAAGAACCATCTACTAAAAAACGATCGTCAAAAGCATAGTTCGCTGCAAACAAGATACCCATATCCCGAATCGTTGATTCACGTCCTGTCGGGATGGCATCTTTTGCATACTGACGGGCAAAAATAATATCGTTCATCCGATCATGCGGAAAACCTTCTGCCTTGTAAATAATTTCCTCGAAGAAAGCTTCAGACAAAGTATATCCCACATTGGCAAACACGTAATGTTTTTCCCAAAATTGCTTAGAGTACTGCATATTTACGTCACCACTCAATCGTTTTTCTTCTCCCTCGTTAATCTGGTAACTTCCTTTACGGAAAAATTCATCATCTTTATAGGACCTGAACTTTAAATGATTAGCCGGATAGAATTCATCCGCACGTACTCGTTTTTCTGTAATTCCAAAACGTCCCGTTACTTTCCATCCCATCACGATCATCCATTCCACGCTCAAGTTATTCGTCACGTCAATATATTTCGATTGTAACTTCGTGTTCAAGGAGGCATTATACAATGGATTCGCCACAAAATTATCCGCCCCCGGAATAATGTTGGCATTCTGTACCAACTGTCCCTTTTCATCATAAGGAGAAAGATAAGGATTAACGGCTGCATACTCACTAAATGCCCCATAAGGAGAATCATTGGCCACGTTAGAAGTAATCGTGAGGTTATCTCTGAAGTTCAATCCTTTATACCGATAAGAGATCGATACGCTTCCCTCGTAATTGGTTCTGTCAGATCCCTTCATCGTACCTTGTACATTATTATAATTAAATCCAACAATCAGATTCAAACGTTCATTACCCATCTCAAACGAAAGCCCATGTTTTGTACCGACACCATTACGCAAAGGCTTGGATAACCAATCCGTGTCAATCCCGGAAACCACCGCTGCTAACTTCTGGTTATACTCTCTTTGCAAATTATAATAGGTATCCGGATTCTTATCGTAAAACATATTCGCATCTTTCTCCAATTCTAACTTCTGAGCTGCATTCGTCAAATTATAAGAAGAAAGATCAGGAGCCTGAATTTCCAGACTGCCATTATACGAAATACGCAAAGAGGCATCCGTATTCTTGATTGTCTCTATAACGATCACCCCGTTAGCAGCTTTAGACCCATAAATGGCTTTTGCCGAAGCATCCTTTAAGATGGTCAATGATTCGACCCTATTCATATCTAAATCCGCAATTTTTTGGATAGAGGCTTCAAAACCATCCAAGATAAACAAAGGTGCATTCGGGTCATTAGCATAACTTCCTTTCAAATCTATATCATCCGAACTAACATCAAAGGCCGTCTTTCCCCGCAATGCCATTGTCGGCATTTTATTCGGGTCCGATCCATATTCCAAGTTATCAAAAATCATCAATGACGGGTCCAGATTTTTCAAACTGGCAAACACGTTTGAATTACTTACCTTTTTCAAATCTTCTCCCTTCATGGTCAAAGCCGAACCGGTAAAACTTCCCGCTTTTCGTTGAAAGATACCATTCACAACGACTTCTTCCACTTCTGTCACGTCCTCTTCCAAAATAACCAAAAGCGGTTTATCATCCGTAACTTTAATCTCTTTCGTCTTCATTCCCACGAAAGAAAATTGCAAAGTAATTTCCTTATTACCAGGCAAAGTCAGCCGGAATCTTCCTGCCGTATCCGTCACGACTCCCCCCGTAGTTCCTTTTATCAAAACAGTTACTCCCGGAAGTGGCATTTTATCCTTATCCGTCACCTTCCCCTCAATCTTTCTCCCCTTATCATCTTCCGGAGCCGTTTTCACGTTATCCTTGGCGATTACCAAGAAATCTTCTACCAGCTTGCAATGTAAACCACTTCCTTTTAAAGCCTCGTTCAAAGCCTCCACGGCATTCACATTCCGTAAAGTCACGGTAACCCGTTTTACAGTCTTCAACAGTGTATTGTTATACACCACCACGTAACCGGATTGAGCCTCGACCGCCTTGATAACCTCCTCGATCGCGGCATCCTTGAACAGGATACTCACCTTTTGCTGCGTGTAACTATTTTCAGCATGTAACTGAAATAGCGTCACAAAAATCATTAATAGCTGCAATCGCATAACTTTCCAAAATTTGTATGTCACTTTCCCGCATAGGGAAGTGCCATCTTTTGATTTTTTTTTCATAGATTTGTGTACCATTAATTATTAATTCTCTCTTGCCGGAGAGATTTAGTTAAATAGAAAAGGGGAAGAGGACCAATTCTTCCTCTTTTATTTTTTATATATCAAGATTGTTCCATCACTCTGTATATCAAATTTTAATGATTGTGTACTCGCCAACAATTCTAACATAAAATCAATTGATTTACTTCGTAGTGCAGCCCCGGAAAAACACACGTCTCGCAAGGATTCATCAGCAAATTTAAAATTCACATCATACCAGCGTCCCAACTTCTGAACGATCTCGGATAAGGGCGTGTTGTAAAAATAAAATGTACCGTATCGCCACGAGGTGAAGTATTTCAAGTCAACGGCCTCCACGGTCACTTTACCCGAAACAATATCATAAGAGGCACACTCGCCCACGTCAACGGCTGCCACCCCATGCTCTGTTCTTAAATTGATCTTACCACTTTCCAACACGGCCCTGCATTGTCCTTCTCCCGGGTAACAAGATGCGTTAAAAGAGGTTCCCGTGACCTCGATTGTCGCCCCCTCCATGATGACATTAAAATGCCTTGCCTCATCTTTTGTCACCTCGAAATAAGCCTCCCCGCTTAAACGTACATCCCGGCTATACTCGCCAAATGCAAGCGGGTACTCTAAGCGGGTTTCTGAATTTAGCCACACTTTTGTTCCGTCAGATAACACCAACATATACTCGCCTCCCCTCGGCACCTCAATTCGATTGTATGCTAATTCTTTGGGTTGAGCTGTATTCCCTGTCACACCACTATAATTCAAGGCGTTTATATCCTTTGATAACGTAATTTCCTGTCCTGAATGTTTATCCACGATAACCGAATCAATAGTCCGGTTCAAATCAATCACTTGCCCATCTGAAAGGTAAAGAATCGCCTTAGGTCCTCCCGGTAGGATCTGTTTAGCCACAGATACAGGAAGTTTTTCACCAGCTTGTTGTTTAAACTTGAGAAAATAAAATAACGTACCACCTAACAATAAGGGTAAAAGAAATACTGCCACATATTTCAGAAGTCGAGAATACCCCAATGATCTCTGCCTTGTTCTTTTCAGAATATTCTCTAAAGCATTTTCTTTGTGCAAGGAATCAATCCCCTTCAAAAAGTTTCCCATCCCTGCAATTCCCTTTATATCCTCGTACATCTGTTCATTTTCGGGAGTCTCATTACGCCACTCCTGTAACTTCATCAGCTCTTCCGATGAACACTCGTTCCGCAAGGCCCTCCATACAATTTCTTCCCAATTTTGGTTCATATAAAATCTAAATAAATGATCAATTATTGAGAAAGAAACGTGGGAAAAAAGACTTTTTTACAATGAACTGATTACGAGAGAAAAAGAGATTTCAATTGTTGAATAATAGCTGTTAATACAGCTAAATTCTAACTATTATTAAAGGATCGTTTATTAATACAACGAAAAAAACGAAAAATGGGTGAAAAGAATTAGTAAGAAAATACAAAAAAAGTAAGAAATAACTCGAAATCCTCTCTGTTCAAATTTTCCCTTAACAACTTCAAAGCCCTCGCTAGTTGGGTCTTAACGGTATTAACAGAGACTTGCATTTCCTCTGCCACGTCCTTGTATTTTTTTTCATTGAAACAGATCGCAACAAGCACTTGCTGACATTTAACAGGCAAATTTTTAACGGCTTTCATCAACAAATCAATCTTGGAATCATCTTCAGATTCCGGCTGAAAATAATAGATTAGTTGATCTGTCATGACTTCCACACCCACAACGCTTTTGGGTTTCTCCCGGACACGATCCACACACATATTTCGTGTCATCCGATACAATAAAGGCCGGGCATTTTCCGTGGTCAAACGATCTCGATACATTTCCCAAAAACGTACAAACGCCTCCTGCACGATATCCTCCGCCTCCAAAAAATCCTCGGTAAACTTTACGGCGTACAAACACAGGGCCTCGTAATTCTTATCGAAAACCATCGTGAAAGTCCTTTCTTTATCCTGTTCAACAAAAGCCATAACTTTATACTTTTACACACATTACCCGTGTAAAAGTATAAAATGATTTTCAAAAACCAAATAAATTAATATTCATAGAAGTAACATATGTAAATAACACAATTACCACCTATATTCTCTAACACAGATCAGTTATCGATATTTAATATCACCTTATATGTTTTATTCGGTTCAAAATCAAAATTATAGATCAATAAAAAAAATTCTTACCATCACCTATTTTTTATATTCTTTTTAGGAAATGGAAACGCTTCGAAAGTTTTATCTTGAATTTTGGTCATCTCAATCAATCTCTTTTCGATCGACCTCCAATCATATTCTCCATTCACCATGATAATATCCTCCTCAAAATCAATATCATCAAAATAGGTAATAGCCTTAAAAGGTCTTATGACATTTGAGTTTGGAAATTTACGTTCATACATTTTCAACATTGAACTGAAAGGGAAACGAGTAGAGAGGAAAGCGATATCAATAAAATCCTTTAATCGTGATCCATTGTCAGCAATAGCAGAAAGCTTCATGGCAATAACGTCTTCCATACTATACAACCTTATACCGGATTCAATGTATGGATTCTCAAGATAGTCATAAGAATGGGTAATACAATCTATTTTTACACCATCTATCGTACCTTTCAGAGTATTTTTTTCCATAAAATCTGTACGAAATCCATATTCCTCTTTCAAAAATTGTTCCAATTGAACTGCATCAAAAGATTCCGGAGTGAAAAGATCTAAATCCAAACTCAGTCTATGTCCTAAATATAGAGATAAAGAGGTGCCTCCTGCCAAGTTAAAACCGACCATCATTCTTTCTGCTTCCAATTTTTTCAGGAGTTCAAGAGTCGATCTCGTAACAGTTTCCGTGTATAACATTTCAATTCTTCTTTTTTCAAATTAAAGACAACACAAACGAAATTCATATCTCGTGGAGACAAGCTCGGAACCTCCTTTATGATTTCCCTGAATCCTTCTATTCCCCCGTATAATTTGAATGCCGCATAGAAATCCTTCAGCCATCCTCTTTCAATGACACGTTGAACCACAATCTTTCTTGATTTCCACCAGTCAAAACAAGACAAATCATATTCCCAAAGTAAAGATGGAGAAATTGAGACTTCACCCGTATATGTCTTATATTCATCAAATATAGTCATTTATCATTCATTTTTAATGATATACAAATTTACTACATTTCGTTGGGACATACAATTTTTCAGGTATCTTTTATCAGTCTCATTCTTCAGGAAATCATCTTTTAAGACAAAATAATACTTTTCATATTTACCGAACAGTACGTTTCACAATCCAAATACTCACCTCGTACAATAACCACATCGGCAATGCCACCAATGACAACGTGAATATATCTGATGTCGGGGTTATAACAGCAGCCACGATAAGAATAATTACCACGGCATGACGTCGATAACGTTTCATAAAATCGGCAGAGATAAATCCCAGCTTGGCAAATAACCACGAAAGTATAGGTATCTCGAAGACGATTCCCATGGCAAGACTCATCAAAATCAAGGTACTAATATACGATTGCAACGCAATCATATTCTCCACGTCACTACTCACCTGATAAGTTCCCAAGAAACGAAAAGTTAACGGAAAGATTAGAAAATAGCTAAGCAGGACACCCAGCATAAACATGACATACCCACTCCCCACCACTCTCACGACATACTTGCGCTCGTTAGAGTAGAGAGCCGGGGACACGAAACGGAATAATTGATACAAAATATAAGGAGAGGCACATAAAATCCCCATACACATCGCCACTTTCATGTGGATCAAAAACTGTTCCGCCAACCCGGTATTGATCAATTTCACGAAAAAGTCCGGGGATTCGGCACCCGTCATCCATCCACTAAGCGAAAATAAAAGCCGGTAAGTAATAAAATCTGCCTCCTTGGGCGCTAATATAACAGCAAACAACTCATCTTTGAAAAAGAACGCAACAACACCAAAAGCCACGGTCACGATGGCAATCTTCACCAACGAGGCCCGCAGCACGTCCAGGTGTTCCCAAAAACTCTGATTCTCAGACTTACCGACTTGTTCCATACTACTCTTTTTTCTCTTCTGAAGTAATTTCTTTCTCCACCCCGTTCATTCCTTCTTTGAAAGAATGTATGCCCTTGCCAATTCCTCTCATCAATTCAGGAATCTTCTTGCCACCGAATAACAGCAACACGACTAACACGATAAGCAGCACTTCCGGCATACCGACACTGCCAATAAATAATGAATTCATCATACTCTATTTACGAATTATATGGTTAATAAATAGCCAACCACCCAAAACCTGCATCAACATTCCGGGTAACCCGATACGAAAATCCTGTAAGGCAACATAAAAACTACCTTCCAGCATCCACTCGCCTAACGTTCCCACGATCTGGTAAAAAAGTACCACTCCCACGAGTAATACCAAAGAGGCCTTCCGAAAACGGGTTGCCGCATACCCGGCAGCCACGGCCAACAATACCGATTTCAGCAACACGGCAGGTAACACGGCCACCGCGGGCATCCCGAAAAGAGCCGAATTTACCAACGGAGAAACGAGTGCCGTCAATAAACCCACCTTCCAACCGTATTTATAAGCCCCCACGAGGGTAAAGAAATAAATCGGTAACCAGCGAATACCGCCCTGCGGAACCAGATGACACAACTGCGGCAGGATAATATTACCCGCCACGAATAAAGTCACGGCCAGATAGGTCCTCAACTGATTATATTCCAAAGCATAAAGTTTTACTGTCGTCGTTCTCATACTCTTATATTCTTTAATCCAATTTCACCAATTCATACTTCTGACTTCCCAAACCGATCTTTTCACCATATTCCAACGTGTGCATTCCATTACGGGAATCAATACGCTCAATCAGATGAATCTTTCCATGATCTTCGGAAACCCGAACCAAATCCGTGCAGGCCTTGTCCAAAGCAACCGGATCAAGAGAGGCCAGAATACCGATGTCTCCCATCTTGGGATCTTCCGGGGAAGAATCACAATCGCAATCCACGGAAAGATTATTCGCCACGCTGATATACAAAATCTTGTCCCCACAATGGTCTATGATTGCCTTCGCGGCCTCGGCCATAGATTCCAGAAAATCATCCTGCGGGGGCAAATTACCCCACGGGTTGCCTTTCGTTTTCCCGGCTGAATGAATCCAAGCTTTTCCGGCAGAGGATGCAATACCAATGGATATGTTCTTGATAGCTCCCCCGAAACCACCCATCGCGTGGCCTTTAAAATGTGAAAGAACAATCGTGAAATCATAGTTCAAGTAATGCGAACCGACAAAATCCTCTTTCAAATGCTTACCACCCTTCACGGGAAGTGCCACTTCTCCCTCCGCATCCATGATGTCTACCGGAGCAATGGCAGTGAACCCGTGATCTTTAGCCGCTTTCAAATGATTTTCGGTATCGGCACGTCCGCCCCCGTAAGCCGTGTTACATTCCACGATAGTTCCCTTCACTTTCTGCACCAAATCCTTGATCAAAGCCGGTTGCAGGAAATTATGTCCACCCGGTTCTCCCGTGGATAATTTCACGGCAACTTTTCCTGTTGCCTCCCGGCCTAAAGCCTCGTAAATCTTCACCAAATTCTCCGGGGAAATCTCCTTGAACATATACACTTTCGGTACATTAGTATTTCCATCGGATTTCTGTTCTTGCGCATTAGCGCAATTCATCCCTGTCACGGTTGACAACACGGAGAACAAAATCATACAAATATTCCTTCTCATTTTCATGATATTATGTATTACGATTTAAAATTTTATATTCACTCCCGCCATCACCGTCGCCTTAGGCATCGGGAATCCGGCATTGATCTCGTATCTTTGAGCGAGTAGATTCTCTCCCTTCACCCAAACATCAAACCCATCCAGAACACGGAAAGACCCGCGTACATTCCATAACAGGAAATCCTCGGTTTCCTCCGGATCAAGTTCTTTATACAACCCGGCCACATATTGCAATCCGGTTGACACATTCCAACGTCCCTTTGAAAAAGCCGTTCCTACATAAAGTTTATGCTCCGGAGAGGCTAACACGGGATTATCCATGTGCAAATAACTATAATTCGCATCCACGGACCAAGCGGGAACAATCCGGTAAGCCACCTGAGCCTCCACGCCGGAATTCTCAATCTTTCCCGTGTTCACGTTCAAGGGACGTCCGTCTATCGGCATACGCATGATCAGGTTCTCCCCGTCAATATAGAAAACATTCACACCGTATGACAATCGCCCATCCAGCAACCGCTGTGCAAATGAAAGTTCGTAACTCCATAACCTCTCCGGTTTCAGATCCGGGTTAGCCGGACGGAACATATACATTTCACGAATCGTCGGGTAACGGAATCCCTTGCTTGCCATCAACTTCACCTCGCTGTTTTCCGGCAAATGGAAAGAAAATCCGACCTGCGGAACCCATTCCGTCCCCACTTGCGA
The window above is part of the Butyricimonas paravirosa genome. Proteins encoded here:
- a CDS encoding SusC/RagA family TonB-linked outer membrane protein, encoding MKKKSKDGTSLCGKVTYKFWKVMRLQLLMIFVTLFQLHAENSYTQQKVSILFKDAAIEEVIKAVEAQSGYVVVYNNTLLKTVKRVTVTLRNVNAVEALNEALKGSGLHCKLVEDFLVIAKDNVKTAPEDDKGRKIEGKVTDKDKMPLPGVTVLIKGTTGGVVTDTAGRFRLTLPGNKEITLQFSFVGMKTKEIKVTDDKPLLVILEEDVTEVEEVVVNGIFQRKAGSFTGSALTMKGEDLKKVSNSNVFASLKNLDPSLMIFDNLEYGSDPNKMPTMALRGKTAFDVSSDDIDLKGSYANDPNAPLFILDGFEASIQKIADLDMNRVESLTILKDASAKAIYGSKAANGVIVIETIKNTDASLRISYNGSLEIQAPDLSSYNLTNAAQKLELEKDANMFYDKNPDTYYNLQREYNQKLAAVVSGIDTDWLSKPLRNGVGTKHGLSFEMGNERLNLIVGFNYNNVQGTMKGSDRTNYEGSVSISYRYKGLNFRDNLTITSNVANDSPYGAFSEYAAVNPYLSPYDEKGQLVQNANIIPGADNFVANPLYNASLNTKLQSKYIDVTNNLSVEWMIVMGWKVTGRFGITEKRVRADEFYPANHLKFRSYKDDEFFRKGSYQINEGEEKRLSGDVNMQYSKQFWEKHYVFANVGYTLSEAFFEEIIYKAEGFPHDRMNDIIFARQYAKDAIPTGRESTIRDMGILFAANYAFDDRFLVDGSYRTSASSQYGKNNRWGSFWSVGLGWNIHNEAWLKDSKIQQLKLRGSLGYTGSQSADAYESLATYEYDLQRVYGGFLGAMLKGMRNDDLKWQEKFDYNIGVDFNLGRVLGVKFDYYIGKTKNNLLDFDIPTYTGFETVKENIGDVENKGFDIRLSVTPWNMPKERGYFTITTAISRNKNRVTGVSSAMKNFNAKQNEVVSDVLNNNKPVQKYYDGVSLDAIWAVRSLGIDPSNGQEIYLDKNGNRTYTYRVADQVVCGDEMPDFQGTAGFMFSYKGIELNATFRFQYGAQMYNQTLVDKVENASLTGNVDKRLYAGRWRNPGDIKPYKTLPNRWVEEEREYKDEKTQPTSRFVQDRNEFSLSSLRIGYDFWKYDFIKKLSMERLRVEFYMNDVFMLSSIKTERGTSYPFARSFNFAIQATF
- a CDS encoding FecR family protein, with the protein product MNQNWEEIVWRALRNECSSEELMKLQEWRNETPENEQMYEDIKGIAGMGNFLKGIDSLHKENALENILKRTRQRSLGYSRLLKYVAVFLLPLLLGGTLFYFLKFKQQAGEKLPVSVAKQILPGGPKAILYLSDGQVIDLNRTIDSVIVDKHSGQEITLSKDINALNYSGVTGNTAQPKELAYNRIEVPRGGEYMLVLSDGTKVWLNSETRLEYPLAFGEYSRDVRLSGEAYFEVTKDEARHFNVIMEGATIEVTGTSFNASCYPGEGQCRAVLESGKINLRTEHGVAAVDVGECASYDIVSGKVTVEAVDLKYFTSWRYGTFYFYNTPLSEIVQKLGRWYDVNFKFADESLRDVCFSGAALRSKSIDFMLELLASTQSLKFDIQSDGTILIYKK
- a CDS encoding RNA polymerase sigma factor, yielding MAFVEQDKERTFTMVFDKNYEALCLYAVKFTEDFLEAEDIVQEAFVRFWEMYRDRLTTENARPLLYRMTRNMCVDRVREKPKSVVGVEVMTDQLIYYFQPESEDDSKIDLLMKAVKNLPVKCQQVLVAICFNEKKYKDVAEEMQVSVNTVKTQLARALKLLRENLNREDFELFLTFFVFSY
- a CDS encoding nucleotidyl transferase AbiEii/AbiGii toxin family protein, with product MLYTETVTRSTLELLKKLEAERMMVGFNLAGGTSLSLYLGHRLSLDLDLFTPESFDAVQLEQFLKEEYGFRTDFMEKNTLKGTIDGVKIDCITHSYDYLENPYIESGIRLYSMEDVIAMKLSAIADNGSRLKDFIDIAFLSTRFPFSSMLKMYERKFPNSNVIRPFKAITYFDDIDFEEDIIMVNGEYDWRSIEKRLIEMTKIQDKTFEAFPFPKKNIKNR
- a CDS encoding DUF6922 domain-containing protein is translated as MTIFDEYKTYTGEVSISPSLLWEYDLSCFDWWKSRKIVVQRVIERGWLKDFYAAFKLYGGIEGFREIIKEVPSLSPRDMNFVCVVFNLKKEELKCYTRKLLRDRLLNS
- the tatC gene encoding twin-arginine translocase subunit TatC, with protein sequence MEQVGKSENQSFWEHLDVLRASLVKIAIVTVAFGVVAFFFKDELFAVILAPKEADFITYRLLFSLSGWMTGAESPDFFVKLINTGLAEQFLIHMKVAMCMGILCASPYILYQLFRFVSPALYSNERKYVVRVVGSGYVMFMLGVLLSYFLIFPLTFRFLGTYQVSSDVENMIALQSYISTLILMSLAMGIVFEIPILSWLFAKLGFISADFMKRYRRHAVVIILIVAAVITPTSDIFTLSLVALPMWLLYEVSIWIVKRTVR
- a CDS encoding twin-arginine translocase TatA/TatE family subunit, whose translation is MMNSLFIGSVGMPEVLLIVLVVLLLFGGKKIPELMRGIGKGIHSFKEGMNGVEKEITSEEKKE
- a CDS encoding ECF transporter S component, with the translated sequence MRTTTVKLYALEYNQLRTYLAVTLFVAGNIILPQLCHLVPQGGIRWLPIYFFTLVGAYKYGWKVGLLTALVSPLVNSALFGMPAVAVLPAVLLKSVLLAVAAGYAATRFRKASLVLLVGVVLFYQIVGTLGEWMLEGSFYVALQDFRIGLPGMLMQVLGGWLFINHIIRK
- a CDS encoding DUF362 domain-containing protein, whose translation is MNCANAQEQKSDGNTNVPKVYMFKEISPENLVKIYEALGREATGKVAVKLSTGEPGGHNFLQPALIKDLVQKVKGTIVECNTAYGGGRADTENHLKAAKDHGFTAIAPVDIMDAEGEVALPVKGGKHLKEDFVGSHYLNYDFTIVLSHFKGHAMGGFGGAIKNISIGIASSAGKAWIHSAGKTKGNPWGNLPPQDDFLESMAEAAKAIIDHCGDKILYISVANNLSVDCDCDSSPEDPKMGDIGILASLDPVALDKACTDLVRVSEDHGKIHLIERIDSRNGMHTLEYGEKIGLGSQKYELVKLD